From the Montipora capricornis isolate CH-2021 chromosome 2, ASM3666992v2, whole genome shotgun sequence genome, one window contains:
- the LOC138038114 gene encoding cytotardin-like, protein MAGKFHKDLRLSPKIPRSKKNQLETSVNVLEDEIKRLQKEVTQVRTDLKIERARAIDLTFALQEKEEELQQHQTIYDQQIKDIIAKLTLFEAAFQREKQEITELLGAKDSTIELLSNEVSSKNSLIESLRKKVESSSGTSSDRAGDKCKLEKKTEAQKHEIDQLRNANARLLESLSQVRLGHSNSHHKGKQRRSSTPVRSNGNNQLSNSEL, encoded by the exons ATGGCAGGAAAGTTTCACAAAGATCTTCGATTGAGCCCGAAGATTCCAAGATCAAAAAAGAATCAG CTTGAAACTAGTGTGAACGTCTTGGAGGATGAAATTAAACGGCTTCAAAAGGAAGTTACGCAGGTCAGGACAGATCTAAAGATAGAGCGAGCCAGGGCAATCGACCTAACCTTCGCTTTgcaggaaaaagaagaagaattacAGCAACACCAAACGATTTATGATCAACAAATAAAAGACATCATAGCAAAACTTACGCTTTTCGAAGCTGCTTTTCAAAGGGAAAAACAAGAAATAACAGAACTTCTTGGAGCAAAGGACTCGACGATCGAGTTGCTAAGCAACGAAGTGTCAAGTAAAAATAGCCTGATCGAATCGCTTCGCAAAAAGGTGGAATCATCGTCCGGAACATCCTCTGACAGAGCCGGTGACAAATGCAAATTAGAAAAGAAGACGGAGGCCCAAAAACATGAGATTGATCAGCTTCGTAACGCGAATGCGCGATTGCTAGAATCCCTTTCTCAAGTTCGACTTGGTCACTCTAACTCGCATCACAAAGGAAAGCAGAGACGAAGCTCTACTCCAGTGAGAAGTAACGGAAATAACCAATTATCCAACTCGGAACTGTAG
- the LOC138027627 gene encoding adenosine receptor A3-like, with product MTNNTTQDLSDVISYIELPRGLSIFRLVLQITIAVFGVVGNVIVIAKIIRGTNAFSVMTPYLLSLAFADLGILLINYPLAIYRIEFNFHFILGKLVCCYISPFADTFFGACIWSIAAIAAERYVKVAWQITLPTSPHGRRLSKRIVFIVFSIWLMSFLIAALPAYLHTKYNNELMYCYLDYSSTSLPRIVATLNAVCMFFLPMCIIAFSYRKISKLVGKRAVKLQGQTPNSSLETSRATVKRNTEAILVQTRKTQRILKPLVILFAVTMLPYQLFTMALVFWERFPHQNYFLILMVYVSIAVATNSAADPLVYCIMNREFRREIKTALPCCLRGRLSTWRRSFRGTFSSLRNSGKRSAGPVTTQTFTQTRGIADL from the coding sequence ATGACAAACAATACAACGCAGGATTTAAGCGACGTTATCTCATACATAGAGTTACCGAGAGGACTTTCCATTTTCCGACTTGTTCTTCAAATCACCATCGCTGTGTTTGGTGTGGTCGGCAATGTCATTGTCATAGCGAAGATCATTCGTGGAACAAACGCGTTTTCGGTCATGACCCCATATCTTCTGAGTCTTGCATTTGCAGACCTGGGAATTTTGTTAATCAACTATCCCTTGGCAATCTATCGCATTGAATTTAATTTCCACTTTATTTTGGGAAAGCTGGTTTGCTGTTACATCAGTCCGTTCGCAGATACATTCTTTGGTGCGTGCATCTGGTCCATCGCGGCAATTGCAGCTGAGCGATACGTGAAAGTCGCATGGCAGATCACGCTGCCGACATCGCCTCATGGAAGACGACTGTCTAAACGAATCGTTTTTATTGTATTCAGCATCTGGCTGATGTCGTTTCTCATAGCAGCCTTGCCGGCTTACCTCCACACCAAATACAACAATGAGCTTATGTACTGTTACCTTGACTACTCCTCAACATCTCTTCCTCGCATCGTGGCCACTTTAAATGCAGTATGCATGTTCTTCCTCCCTATGTGCATCATCGCCTTTAGCTATCGGAAGATCAGTAAACTCGTGGGGAAAAGAGCTGTCAAACTTCAAGGTCAAACACCAAACTCTTCCCTCGAAACATCGCGTGCAACGGTAAAGAGAAACACAGAGGCGATATTGGTTCAGACAAGAAAAACGCAGCGAATTCTCAAACCGCTGGTTATTTTGTTCGCTGTGACCATGCTACCTTATCAACTGTTCACAATGGCGCTGGTTTTTTGGGAAAGGTTTCCCCACCAAAACTACTTCCTTATTCTCATGGTCTACGTAAGCATCGCCGTTGCAACCAATTCGGCAGCTGACCCATTGGTGTACTGTATAATGAATAGAGAGTTTCGCCGGGAAATTAAAACAGCGTTGCCTTGTTGCTTACGAGGCAGACTCTCAACATGGCGACGAAGTTTTAGGGGAACCTTCAGTAGCCTGAGGAATTCTGGCAAAAGATCGGCAGGACCTGTAACAACCCAAACATTCACACAGACACGAGGTATAGCAGATCTGTAA